The Acidianus manzaensis genome has a window encoding:
- a CDS encoding 3,4-dihydroxy-2-butanone-4-phosphate synthase has product MISKEELRKNLESGLPILIYDFDGREEEIDMMFYAGKIDWKKIYTLRKEAGGLICYATGNEEAKKLGLTFQTEMLSNSQYKQLVKLPQYKDEPAFSLWVNHVDTRTGISDADRALTIEKLHEIISMIKTDEKTAKDKFYQEFYAPGHVPILIARGIGKRRGHTELSTTIASYAGLEKSVVIAEMLDEKNSLKKEKALQYSRNMGFLFVEGKEILKEVIL; this is encoded by the coding sequence ATGATCTCAAAAGAAGAATTAAGGAAAAACCTAGAATCTGGCCTTCCAATACTAATTTACGATTTTGACGGCAGAGAAGAAGAAATAGATATGATGTTCTATGCAGGAAAAATAGATTGGAAAAAAATATACACACTAAGAAAAGAAGCAGGAGGATTAATATGCTATGCCACAGGAAATGAAGAAGCTAAAAAACTAGGATTAACATTTCAAACTGAAATGCTATCCAATAGCCAATATAAGCAATTAGTAAAATTACCACAATATAAGGATGAGCCAGCATTCTCTTTATGGGTAAATCACGTTGATACAAGAACAGGAATTTCAGACGCAGATAGAGCATTAACAATAGAAAAATTACATGAAATAATTTCTATGATAAAAACAGATGAAAAAACAGCTAAAGACAAATTTTATCAAGAGTTTTATGCGCCTGGACACGTACCTATACTAATTGCTAGAGGAATAGGAAAAAGAAGAGGACACACAGAATTATCCACTACCATAGCATCATACGCAGGATTAGAAAAAAGCGTCGTAATTGCTGAAATGTTGGATGAAAAAAATAGCCTAAAAAAAGAAAAAGCATTACAGTATAGTAGAAATATGGGATTTTTATTTGTTGAAGGAAAAGAAATTCTAAAAGAGGTAATATTATGA
- the ribC gene encoding riboflavin synthase yields the protein MMRKYGVADTTFSRVDMGSIAIKTINKEDSDAEILRYTVPGIKDLPVAAKKLIEEGCNGVITLGWVGKTMLDKYSYLAASIGLITVQILTSTHVIDVTVHEDEADSEEKLKQIAIDRASKHAKNLVLLVKEGKNALTPYAGKGLRQGYNNAGPID from the coding sequence ATTATGAGAAAATATGGAGTTGCAGACACTACTTTTTCGAGAGTAGATATGGGCTCCATAGCAATAAAAACAATAAACAAAGAAGATAGCGATGCAGAAATACTCAGATATACAGTACCTGGAATTAAAGATCTACCAGTTGCAGCTAAAAAACTAATAGAAGAAGGATGCAATGGAGTAATAACTTTAGGCTGGGTAGGAAAAACTATGCTTGACAAATACAGTTATCTGGCGGCAAGTATTGGATTAATAACAGTTCAAATATTAACGTCTACACATGTAATAGATGTAACAGTACATGAAGATGAAGCAGATAGTGAAGAAAAACTAAAACAAATTGCCATAGATAGAGCTTCTAAACATGCAAAAAATCTCGTTCTATTGGTAAAGGAAGGTAAAAACGCACTTACACCTTATGCAGGAAAAGGATTACGCCAGGGGTATAATAATGCAGGACCAATCGATTAG
- the ribH gene encoding 6,7-dimethyl-8-ribityllumazine synthase has translation MQDQSIRLGIVVAEFNYDITYLMLQRAISHAEFLGATVTVIFKVPGSFEIPLAIKKLMKTDSVDCIAALGAIIKGETKHDELIANQIARLISDLEIEYEKPIGLGIIGPGVSHEQAVERIEEYATRAVEAAVKMAKRLRKLPENINEKVTIE, from the coding sequence ATGCAGGACCAATCGATTAGATTAGGAATAGTTGTGGCAGAGTTTAATTATGATATTACATATCTAATGTTACAAAGAGCTATATCTCATGCAGAATTTCTAGGGGCTACTGTAACAGTAATATTTAAAGTACCAGGTTCTTTTGAAATTCCATTAGCAATAAAGAAACTAATGAAAACTGATTCAGTAGACTGTATAGCAGCATTAGGCGCCATAATTAAAGGAGAAACCAAACACGATGAACTAATAGCTAATCAAATAGCTAGATTAATATCAGATTTAGAAATAGAATATGAAAAACCTATAGGATTAGGAATAATAGGACCAGGCGTAAGCCATGAGCAAGCAGTAGAAAGAATTGAAGAATATGCTACTAGAGCAGTAGAAGCTGCAGTAAAAATGGCAAAAAGATTAAGAAAACTACCAGAAAATATTAACGAAAAAGTGACTATAGAATGA
- a CDS encoding GTP cyclohydrolase IIa — MKIFLIEQENYREWTESLGHDREWKIQEIQHQISNLLNRITAENNGFLLPLRYDFLAIIADGLSNQSLIDIYNKATEISPTKIKACLGYGKTPLEAERNAFNCIHKSDHNLYLDKLNDEIVTVCHFDIDNFTSLTLNTSAYDAIIHFNNIYYKINDKLYRLGGLTQYLGGDNFISFINYENIKDIISMVNEIDNIKVGIGIGTNARNAMENATKALDNIRKTRDKKWEISQSTLELRY, encoded by the coding sequence ATGAAAATATTTCTTATTGAACAAGAGAACTATCGAGAATGGACAGAAAGTTTAGGCCATGATAGAGAATGGAAAATTCAAGAAATACAGCATCAAATATCTAACTTGCTAAATAGAATAACAGCAGAAAATAATGGATTTCTCCTACCACTAAGATACGATTTTCTTGCAATAATAGCCGATGGATTATCTAATCAATCTTTAATAGACATATATAATAAAGCAACAGAGATCTCTCCTACTAAAATAAAGGCATGTTTAGGATATGGAAAAACACCATTAGAAGCAGAGAGAAATGCGTTTAATTGCATTCATAAAAGCGATCATAATCTCTATCTGGACAAGTTAAATGACGAAATAGTAACTGTATGTCACTTTGATATAGATAATTTCACTAGTTTAACTTTAAATACATCAGCATATGATGCTATAATTCATTTTAATAACATCTACTACAAAATAAATGATAAGTTATATAGATTAGGAGGATTGACGCAATATTTAGGAGGAGATAATTTCATTTCATTTATTAATTATGAGAATATTAAAGATATAATAAGCATGGTAAATGAAATAGACAACATAAAGGTAGGTATTGGAATAGGAACAAATGCAAGAAACGCTATGGAAAACGCTACAAAAGCTCTAGACAATATTAGAAAAACAAGGGACAAAAAATGGGAGATATCACAATCAACGTTAGAATTGCGTTATTAG
- a CDS encoding amidohydrolase family protein: MGDITINVRIALLGEDLEINNDVHIQIDEDGIIQHIGKGHVSNSKSISFNNGILLPVFSNSHVHTGDFSFPEVGIRNTIKELVGDPDSIKYKFYSKIDNSQLKDYIKQFMKLEAIFGINSVLDFREQGLEGSILANSVKEEYKDKINYFILGRLEKNQITKENLDTFSKIADGYGISSISSYNFEELKMIRQYFRNKIIAIHISETLKQNLQNDLEYALEYLQPKMIIHGTNLSTDQISEIKEKGIYLVACPRSNLWFSTGIPKISEMAKDNKKFLLGTDNAAWINPNILEEAEFALLLSRLQEPQSDYSKEVLKAITINAEEFGIKPIKEGEKAIFNIIEGENSGILRAENKYPAIIKRGKKILFTYEELSKNLD; the protein is encoded by the coding sequence ATGGGAGATATCACAATCAACGTTAGAATTGCGTTATTAGGCGAAGATCTTGAAATCAACAATGATGTACATATACAAATTGATGAAGACGGAATTATACAACATATTGGTAAAGGACATGTATCCAATTCAAAATCAATAAGTTTCAATAATGGAATTTTATTGCCTGTATTCTCAAATTCTCACGTACATACTGGAGATTTCTCATTCCCTGAAGTAGGAATACGAAATACTATAAAAGAATTAGTAGGAGATCCAGATAGTATAAAATACAAATTCTACTCAAAAATAGATAATTCTCAATTAAAGGATTATATCAAACAATTTATGAAATTAGAAGCTATATTTGGAATAAATAGTGTATTAGACTTCAGAGAGCAAGGATTAGAAGGAAGTATATTAGCGAATTCTGTTAAAGAAGAATATAAAGATAAAATAAACTATTTTATTTTAGGTAGATTAGAAAAAAATCAAATAACTAAAGAAAACCTAGATACATTTAGTAAAATAGCTGATGGATATGGAATATCAAGCATATCAAGCTATAATTTCGAAGAATTAAAAATGATAAGACAATACTTCAGAAATAAAATTATTGCAATTCATATTTCAGAAACATTAAAACAAAACTTACAAAATGATCTTGAATACGCATTAGAATATTTACAACCTAAAATGATAATACATGGAACTAACTTATCTACAGATCAAATTTCCGAAATAAAAGAAAAAGGTATATACTTAGTTGCTTGTCCAAGAAGTAATTTATGGTTTTCTACTGGAATTCCAAAAATATCTGAAATGGCAAAAGATAATAAAAAATTTTTATTAGGTACAGATAATGCGGCGTGGATAAACCCTAATATACTGGAAGAAGCTGAGTTTGCATTATTATTGTCAAGACTTCAAGAACCACAAAGTGATTATTCAAAAGAAGTTTTAAAAGCGATAACAATTAATGCAGAAGAATTTGGAATAAAACCTATAAAAGAAGGAGAAAAAGCCATATTCAATATTATAGAAGGAGAAAATTCAGGAATTTTACGAGCAGAAAATAAATATCCAGCAATAATAAAAAGAGGTAAAAAAATACTTTTTACATACGAGGAGCTATCCAAAAACTTAGACTAG
- a CDS encoding DNA polymerase sliding clamp, producing MFKAVYSSSSDFYHILTALSKLTDNPVFNFTENGIIIRHLTDDKVLMGVVKFTKDSLDDYEIEKPISIKISVNDIKKIMTKAKSKNSSIELSETESGLKIVIIDEKTGTKSNIYVKAEKGDIQEIKEPNVSLSVSASLEGDILKTIVDDSLKISEEIEFSAENDSLMVTSEESGKSYTAILKNQQPLNDLTIESSAKAVYSGEVLKTVSTAVGFANTLKLSFGNNMPMKTEVTLYKDASLSFWIAPRM from the coding sequence ATGTTTAAGGCAGTTTATTCAAGTTCGTCTGATTTCTATCATATTTTAACTGCCTTATCTAAACTTACGGATAATCCTGTTTTTAATTTCACAGAAAATGGAATAATTATTAGGCATTTAACAGATGATAAAGTATTAATGGGAGTAGTTAAGTTTACTAAAGATTCGTTAGATGATTATGAAATCGAAAAACCCATTTCAATTAAAATTAGTGTTAATGATATTAAAAAGATAATGACTAAAGCAAAATCTAAAAATTCTAGTATAGAATTAAGTGAGACAGAATCCGGATTAAAAATAGTTATAATAGATGAAAAAACGGGAACGAAGAGTAATATTTATGTAAAGGCAGAAAAAGGTGATATTCAAGAAATTAAGGAACCTAATGTATCTCTTTCTGTTTCTGCTTCTTTGGAAGGCGATATATTAAAAACTATAGTTGATGATTCTTTGAAGATTTCTGAAGAAATAGAATTTTCTGCTGAGAATGATTCTTTAATGGTTACCAGTGAAGAATCTGGTAAAAGTTATACGGCTATTTTAAAAAATCAACAACCACTAAACGATTTGACTATAGAAAGCTCAGCAAAGGCAGTATATAGTGGTGAAGTATTAAAGACAGTATCTACGGCTGTAGGATTTGCAAATACTCTAAAACTAAGTTTTGGAAATAATATGCCAATGAAGACTGAAGTTACATTATATAAAGATGCTAGTCTAAGTTTTTGGATAGCTCCTCGTATGTAA
- a CDS encoding RNA polymerase subunit Rpo13, with product MPDDYESNDTEEKNKLEEKEDKTEEEEEGELPPLSLQDIELLMENTEVWDELISGKISVDEAKQLFSENYSRLSVTTKRKSNSKKKKPIKSKSKKKKDKDENEEEE from the coding sequence ATGCCAGACGATTACGAATCAAATGATACTGAAGAGAAAAATAAGTTAGAGGAAAAAGAAGATAAAACAGAAGAGGAAGAAGAAGGGGAACTTCCTCCTCTATCTCTGCAAGATATAGAATTATTAATGGAGAACACAGAAGTATGGGATGAATTAATTTCTGGTAAAATAAGTGTTGATGAAGCAAAGCAGTTATTTAGTGAAAATTATTCTAGGCTTTCAGTTACTACAAAGAGAAAATCTAATAGTAAAAAGAAAAAGCCTATAAAAAGCAAATCAAAGAAAAAGAAAGACAAAGATGAAAATGAGGAGGAAGAATAA